GGCAGGGCAGGCCGGTGCCTTGCTGGCGCGCGCAGGCATCACGCTGGTGAGCGGTTGCGGCAGCCCCGCCACGCGACATGCGGCGCAAAGTGCGATCGATGCGGGCGGCCTGGTCGTCAGCATCATCCCGAGCGGCACCATGCCGGCCGTCGACTGGCCGGCGACCGTGGTGATTCCGTGCGGCATGGGCGATGCGCGCAACCTGTTGATGGCGCTGGCCGGCGATGCCTGCCTCGTGATCGGTGGGCGCGCCGGCACCATTTCCGAAGTGTGCCTGGCCTGGCTTCATCATCGGCCGCTGTTGCCGCTGACCGGTTGCGGTGGCTGGTCGGATGGACTGCTGCAGAATCCGCCCGACGAGCGCGCCAATTCGCCCATCCTGCCGTGGGATTCCGTCGAGGTGCTGGAGGCAAAACTGAGGTCGCTTGGGCTGGTCCGCATTTAGACGTCTAAGTGCTGGATGTCTAAGCGACACCTAAGGGCTGCCGCCGTACCGTGAGCACCCATGCCCCGCACTGCCATTTCCGCCTTCGCGGGAATGGCGGTGCGGAAAGTCGAACTGCCCCGCAAGCGCAAGAAACTATCAACCAAATCTTCAGTCATGCGTTCTGCAGTCAATGTGCGGTATATACGTTTCTTCGTGCGTGCGCCGCTGACGCGGTGCGCGGCTTCTCTGAACACCCTCGCGCCTGGCGCGTTGTTTCTGGTTTCCTGACGGCATGAACATCTCCGGCCCCTTCATCCGCCGCCCGATCGGCACCTCGCTGCTTGCCATGGGCGTGTTTGTGGTGGGTCTGATCTGCTACGCGCTGCTGGGCGTGGCGGCGCTGCCGAACATGCAGTTCCCGGTGATCTTCGTGCAGGCCAGCCAGGCCGGCGCGAGCGCAAGCACCATGGCCTCCACCGTGGCCGCGCCGCTGGAACGGCACCTGGGCCAGGTGCCGGGCATCGACACCATGCGTTCGTCCAGTTCACTGGGCAGCACGCAGGTGTTCCTGATGTTCGAGACGGGGCGGAATCTGGATTCCGCCGCGCGCGACGTGCAGGCCGCCATCAACGCGGCACAGTCCGACTTGCCGAGTGGCCTCAACGCGCCGCCGAGTTACCAGAAAGCCAATCCAAACGACGATCCGATCATCGCCTTCGCGTTGACCTCCGAAACGCAATCGGCGCGTGAGCTGTATGACATCGCCGATTCGCTGCTCGCGCAGCGCATCCGCCAGCTCGACGGCGTGTCGGAAGTGGACATCCTTGGCGCAGCGACGCCGGCCGTTCGCGTTGATGTAAACCTGCGTCAGCTCAATGCGCTGGGCCTGTCGCCCGACCAGCTGCGCAACGCGCTCACCGCTGCCAACGTCACCTCGCCTCAGGGTTTCCTGTCGGACGGTAAAACGACCATGGCGGTGACAGCGAATGACTCGCTGCACACGGCAGCGGATTTCGCGGACCTGGTTATCGCGTCGAACAACGGTGTTCCCGTGCGCCTGTCGGATGTCGCCAAGGTGTACGACGGCCTGCAGGACGCGTATCAGGCGGCGTGGTTCCAGGGTAAACCGGCGATTTTGATGTACGTCTATCGCCAGTCCAATGCCAACATCATCGGCACCGTGGATCGCGTGAAGGACGCCGTGCCGCTGTTGCGCAGCTACCTGCAGCCCGGCACCACGCTCACGCCGTACTTCGACGGCACGCCGACCATTCGCGCTTCGCTACATGAAGTGCAGGCGACGTTGCTGATCAGCCTGGTCATGGTGATGCTGACCATGGCGCTGTTTCTGCGCCGCCTTGCACCCACCTTGATCGCCACCGCCGCCGTGCCGTTGTCGCTGGCTGGCGCCGCGATGGTGATGTACATCCTCGGCTTCACCCTCAACAACCTGACCCTGCTGGCGCTGGTCATCGCCATCGGCTTCGTCGTGGACGATGCCATCGTGGTGATCGAGAACATCGTCCGGCACATCGACCAAGGTATGACGCGCATGGAGGCGGCGCTGGCCGGCGCGAAGGAGATCGGCTTCACCATCGTGTCGATTACCGCCTCGCTGGTTGCCGTGTTCTTGCCACTCCTGTTCATGGGCGGCATCACCGGCCTGTTCTTCAAGGAATTCACCATCACGCTGGTGGCCGCGATCATCGTCTCGGCGTTCGTTTCGCTCACGCTCACCACCTCGCTGTGCGGCCAGTTCCTGAGTAGCCACGATCAGGACAAGCCCACCACGCGCGTCGGTATCGCCCTGGAGAAATTCCAGGCGGGCATGCTGGGTGTCTATTCGAAGTGCCTGAAGTTCTCGCTCAAGCATGCGCTCGTATTCTCGCTGACGCCGTTGGTGTTGATTGGCATCACCGTGCTCCTGTTCGGTCAGGTGAAAACGGGTCTGTTCCCGCCGCAGGACACCGGCCTGATTCGTGGCCGCGCGACCTCCGGTGCGACGGTGTCGTTCCAGGATGCGGTCGAACGTCAGCAGCGCCTGATCAATATGTTGCTGAAGGATCACGACGTCGCCCGCGTGGGTTCGCGCCTGGGCACCAGCCGCCAGGGTGCATCAGGCACGTTCGACATCGAGCTGAAGACACATGCACAGGGCCGCACGGACGACACATTCGCCGTGCTCGCGCGACTGAGCGCCAAGGCAGCGCGCTATCCCGACCTCAACGTGCGTCTGCGTCCCATCCAGGATCTGCCGAGTTTCGGCGGTGGCGGCGGCACCAGTCAGGGCGCGCAGTATCAGGTGTCGCTGCAGGGCGATGATCCCGAAGAGCTGACCCTGTGGCTGCCCAAGCTGGTTGCCGAACTGAAGAAGAACCCCAAGCTCAAGGACGTGGGCAGCGATGTCGACGACGCCGGCTTGCAGCAAAACATCGTGATCGACCGCGACAAGGCCGCGCGCCTCAACGTAGGCATCGGCACCATCGACGGCGCGCTGTACAACGCGTTCGGCCAGCGCCAGATCAGCACCATCTATTCCGACCTCAACCAGTACAAGGTGGTGGTCAACGCGTTGCCGAACCAGACGGCAACGCCCGCCGCCATCGACGCGATCTACGTAGCCAGCAACAGCGGCAAGATGGTGCCGCTCACCGCCTTCGCGCATCAGGAAGCGGGGCTGGCACCTACGCAGATCTCGCACGAAAACCAGTACACCGTGATGAGCATGAGCTTCAACCTCGCGCCGGGCGTGAGCATGGGCGAAGCGCTGCAGATCATCCAGGCGACCGGTTCGCAGATGCGTCTTCCGGGTGACATCCGTATCAACATCGGTGGTGATTTCCGCCGCTTCCAGCAATCACAGAGCGGCATGCTGTGGCTGCTGCTCGGCGCTATCGTAGTTGTCTACATCGTGCTCGGCATGCTGTACGAGAGCCTGATCCATCCGGTGACGATTCTTTCCACTTTGCCAGCGGCAGGCGTCGGTGCGCTGATGGCGCTGTGGATCACAGATACCGAACTGTCGGTGATCGCGCAGATCGCGTTGGTATTGCTCATCGGCATCGTCAAGAAGAACGCGATCATGATGATCGACTTCGCGCTGGTGTCGCGTCGCGAGCACGGGCTCAGCGCCTCCGATGCCGCCTACGAGGCAAGCATGGTGCGCTTCCGCCCGATCATGATGACCACCATGGTGGCGATTCTCGCCGCCGTGCCCATCGCCATCGGCCTGGGCGAAGGTTCGGATCTGCGTCGCCCACTGGGTATTGCGTTGATTGGCGGCCTGCTGATCTCCCAAAGCCTGACCCTGCTCAGCACCCCGGCGCTCTACGTGATCTTCTCGTGCCTGGCGGATCGTTTCAGCGCATGGCGCGCCAGGTTCCGTCAGCCGCGGCGCCTGCCCGCGGGCGAGAACGTCTGAGCGACTGCTATCCCTTTCAGGAGCGCAGCTGCGCTCCTGAAAAAAGCCTGCCGAACCATACCCTTGCGCATTGTTCCGGTCCGCGCTTTCGTGCTTCGCCCGAAATCGCGACAATAAGGGGCTTTCGTCCGCCCGTTTCGCCCCCATGTCGGTCGGCTCCGGACGTTTGGTGCGTCCGTGCGTGGCCCTGTCTGCGCGTCGCACCTTCCCCTTGGTAATGCCGCAGCCAGCGAGGTCATAGCAGACAATGTCGAACACGCCGAAGATCATTTACACGCTTACGGACGAAGCGCCGTACCTCGCCACGCATTCGCTGCTGCCCATCATCAAGGCGTTCACCAGCACCGCTGGTATCGCTGTCGAGACGCGCGACATCTCGCTGGCCGGTCGCATCATTGCCCAGTTCCCAGACATCCTGCCGGACAACCAGAAGATCGCCGACGACTTGACGGAACTTGGCCAGTTGGCGACCACGCCGGATGCCAACATCATCAAGCTCCCCAACATCAGTGCATCGATGCCGCAGCTCAAGAGCGCGATCAAGGAACTGCAGTCGCAGGGTTACGCGCTGCCGGACTACCCGGAAGACCCGAAGGACGTCAGCGAGTGGAACGTCAAGGCGCGCTACGATAAGGTCAAGGGCAGCGCCGTGAACCCCGTGCTGCGCGAGGGCAACTCTGACCGCCGCGCACCGCTCTCGGTGAAGAACTACGCACGCAAGCACCCGCACAAGATGGGCGCGTGGTCCAAGGATTCGCGGACGCACGTCGCCCACATGGACGGCGGCGACTTCTACGGTAGCGAGAAGTCCACCGTGGTCGACAAGGCCACCACCGTGAAGATCGAGTGGTTCGGCAAGGACGGCACCAGCAAGGTGCTGAAGGAAAAGACCGCGCTGAAGGACGGCGAGATCATCGACGCCGCCGTGATGAGCAAGAAAGCGCTGACCAGCTTTATCGACGCGCAGATCGCTGAGGCGAAGAGTCAGGGCATCCTGTTCTCGCTGCATCTGAAGGCCACCATGATGAAGGTCTCCGACCCCATCATGTTTGGTTTCGCGGTCAACGAGTTCTACAAGGACGTGCTGACCAAGCACGCCGACGCACTCAAGAGCGTGGGCTTTGAGCCGAACAACGGCATCGGTGACCTCTATGCGCGCCTCGGCCAGCTGCCGCAGGCCACGCAGGATGCAATCCTCGCCGATATCTCGGCGGAGTACGCCAAGCGCCCGGCGCTGGCCATGGTCAATTCCGACAAGGGCATCACCAACCTGCACGTGCCGAGCGACGTCATCATCGACGCGTCCATGCCGGCGATGATCCGCGACTCCGGCAAGATGTGGAACGCTGAAGGCAAGCTCGAGGACACCAAGGCGGTGATCCCCGATCGCAGCTACGCGGGCGTGTACCAGGCCGTCATCGAAGACTGCAAAGCACATGGCGCGTTCGATCCGGCGACCATGGGTAGCGTGCCCAACGTAGGCCTGATGGCGCAGGCCGCCGAAGAGTACGGCTCGCACGACAAGACCTTCCAGATCGCTGGCGACGGCGTGGTCAAAGTCATCGACGAGTCCGGCAAGGTGCTGCTGGAGCAGCCGGTGGAAACCGGCGACATCTGGCGCATGTGCCAGACCAAGGACGCGCCGATCCAGGATTGGGTGAAGCTCGCCGTCACGCGTGCTCGCCTGTCCAACACGCCGGCTGTGTTCTGGCTCGATATCAACCGCGCGCACGACGCGCAGGTGATCAAGAAGGTCGAGCGCTACCTCAAGGACCACGATCTGTCCGGCTTGGACATTCGTGTGCTTTCGCCGGTCGACGCCACCACGTTCTCGCTGGAGCGTATCCGCAAGGGCCAGGACACCATCTCGGTCACCGGCAACGTGCTGCGCGACTACCTCACCGACCTGTTCCCGATCATGGAGCTGGGTACCAGCGCGAAGATGCTCTCCATCGTGCCGCTGATGGCCGGTGGTGGCTTGTTCGAAACCGGTGCGGGCGGTTCGGCGCCCAAGCACGTGCAGCAGTTCCTGGAAGAGGACTACCTGCGCTGGGATTCGCTGGGCGAGTATCTCGCCATTGCCGCATCGTTGGAGCATCTCGCCAACCGCTACGACAACGCCGATGCTCGCGTGCTGGCCAAGACGCTGGACGAAGCCAACGGCAAGATCCTCGACAACAACAAGTCGCCGGCGCGCAAGGTCGGTGAGCTCGACAATCGCGGCAGCCACTTCTACCTCGCCATGTACTGGGCGCAGGCACTTGCCGCGCAGAACGACGACGCCAAGCTCAAGGCGAAGTTCGAGTCGATCGCGAAACTGCTCACTGAGAACGAAGCCAAGATCGTCGGCGAACTGAACGGTGCGCAGGGCAAGGCGGTTGATATCAAGGGCTACTACCACCCGAGCACGGACCTCATCACCCAGGCCATGCGCCCGAGCAAGACCTTCAACGACGCGTTGTCGTCGTTGGGCTGATCGCCTGTTTATCGGTGTATCAAAAGAAGGCCGCGAAAGCGGCCTTCTTTCATTCTGGTGCCTACCGTTTCGTCAGGCAGGCGGCCTGAATTGCTCAGTGTTGATGACAGGCCATGCACGAGTAGCTGCTTGACAGCATCAT
This genomic window from Dyella terrae contains:
- a CDS encoding Rossmann fold nucleotide-binding protein, yielding MTRKPQVCVLGSAEPGSKAYELAGQAGALLARAGITLVSGCGSPATRHAAQSAIDAGGLVVSIIPSGTMPAVDWPATVVIPCGMGDARNLLMALAGDACLVIGGRAGTISEVCLAWLHHRPLLPLTGCGGWSDGLLQNPPDERANSPILPWDSVEVLEAKLRSLGLVRI
- a CDS encoding efflux RND transporter permease subunit codes for the protein MNISGPFIRRPIGTSLLAMGVFVVGLICYALLGVAALPNMQFPVIFVQASQAGASASTMASTVAAPLERHLGQVPGIDTMRSSSSLGSTQVFLMFETGRNLDSAARDVQAAINAAQSDLPSGLNAPPSYQKANPNDDPIIAFALTSETQSARELYDIADSLLAQRIRQLDGVSEVDILGAATPAVRVDVNLRQLNALGLSPDQLRNALTAANVTSPQGFLSDGKTTMAVTANDSLHTAADFADLVIASNNGVPVRLSDVAKVYDGLQDAYQAAWFQGKPAILMYVYRQSNANIIGTVDRVKDAVPLLRSYLQPGTTLTPYFDGTPTIRASLHEVQATLLISLVMVMLTMALFLRRLAPTLIATAAVPLSLAGAAMVMYILGFTLNNLTLLALVIAIGFVVDDAIVVIENIVRHIDQGMTRMEAALAGAKEIGFTIVSITASLVAVFLPLLFMGGITGLFFKEFTITLVAAIIVSAFVSLTLTTSLCGQFLSSHDQDKPTTRVGIALEKFQAGMLGVYSKCLKFSLKHALVFSLTPLVLIGITVLLFGQVKTGLFPPQDTGLIRGRATSGATVSFQDAVERQQRLINMLLKDHDVARVGSRLGTSRQGASGTFDIELKTHAQGRTDDTFAVLARLSAKAARYPDLNVRLRPIQDLPSFGGGGGTSQGAQYQVSLQGDDPEELTLWLPKLVAELKKNPKLKDVGSDVDDAGLQQNIVIDRDKAARLNVGIGTIDGALYNAFGQRQISTIYSDLNQYKVVVNALPNQTATPAAIDAIYVASNSGKMVPLTAFAHQEAGLAPTQISHENQYTVMSMSFNLAPGVSMGEALQIIQATGSQMRLPGDIRINIGGDFRRFQQSQSGMLWLLLGAIVVVYIVLGMLYESLIHPVTILSTLPAAGVGALMALWITDTELSVIAQIALVLLIGIVKKNAIMMIDFALVSRREHGLSASDAAYEASMVRFRPIMMTTMVAILAAVPIAIGLGEGSDLRRPLGIALIGGLLISQSLTLLSTPALYVIFSCLADRFSAWRARFRQPRRLPAGENV
- a CDS encoding NADP-dependent isocitrate dehydrogenase; translated protein: MSNTPKIIYTLTDEAPYLATHSLLPIIKAFTSTAGIAVETRDISLAGRIIAQFPDILPDNQKIADDLTELGQLATTPDANIIKLPNISASMPQLKSAIKELQSQGYALPDYPEDPKDVSEWNVKARYDKVKGSAVNPVLREGNSDRRAPLSVKNYARKHPHKMGAWSKDSRTHVAHMDGGDFYGSEKSTVVDKATTVKIEWFGKDGTSKVLKEKTALKDGEIIDAAVMSKKALTSFIDAQIAEAKSQGILFSLHLKATMMKVSDPIMFGFAVNEFYKDVLTKHADALKSVGFEPNNGIGDLYARLGQLPQATQDAILADISAEYAKRPALAMVNSDKGITNLHVPSDVIIDASMPAMIRDSGKMWNAEGKLEDTKAVIPDRSYAGVYQAVIEDCKAHGAFDPATMGSVPNVGLMAQAAEEYGSHDKTFQIAGDGVVKVIDESGKVLLEQPVETGDIWRMCQTKDAPIQDWVKLAVTRARLSNTPAVFWLDINRAHDAQVIKKVERYLKDHDLSGLDIRVLSPVDATTFSLERIRKGQDTISVTGNVLRDYLTDLFPIMELGTSAKMLSIVPLMAGGGLFETGAGGSAPKHVQQFLEEDYLRWDSLGEYLAIAASLEHLANRYDNADARVLAKTLDEANGKILDNNKSPARKVGELDNRGSHFYLAMYWAQALAAQNDDAKLKAKFESIAKLLTENEAKIVGELNGAQGKAVDIKGYYHPSTDLITQAMRPSKTFNDALSSLG